The following proteins are encoded in a genomic region of Catellatospora sp. TT07R-123:
- a CDS encoding Uma2 family endonuclease yields MTHPLLRPQPLRAWQFEDLLDTPDDGYRYEIFDGSLIVTPPPPMPHFTVLHRIRRALERQAPDDLVVGENLGVLRRDGSSYFIPDLVVFDAALLGTALPALPPPAAQLVIEVVSPSNPGNDLVLKRYGYAVAGVPEYWIVDARTQDVLVLTQPGSMGYLTEQKHSGILRGADPFPFELNLAEVFG; encoded by the coding sequence ATGACCCATCCACTGCTCCGGCCCCAGCCGCTGCGCGCCTGGCAGTTCGAGGACCTCCTCGACACGCCCGACGACGGCTACCGGTACGAGATCTTCGACGGGAGCCTGATCGTGACCCCACCACCCCCGATGCCGCACTTCACCGTCTTGCACCGCATCCGCCGGGCGCTTGAGCGGCAGGCGCCTGACGATCTCGTGGTCGGGGAGAACCTCGGCGTGCTGCGCCGAGACGGAAGCTCCTACTTCATCCCCGACCTGGTCGTCTTCGACGCCGCGCTGCTCGGGACTGCGCTGCCCGCGCTGCCGCCACCAGCGGCGCAGCTGGTCATCGAGGTGGTATCGCCGAGCAACCCCGGCAATGACCTCGTGCTCAAGCGGTACGGCTACGCCGTGGCAGGCGTCCCCGAGTACTGGATCGTTGACGCGCGCACCCAGGACGTGCTGGTGCTGACACAGCCGGGGTCGATGGGCTACCTGACCGAGCAGAAGCACTCGGGCATCCTGCGCGGGGCTGACCCTTTCCCGTTCGAGCTGAATCTGGCCGAGGTCTTCGGCTGA
- a CDS encoding ABC transporter permease gives MALTFAKLKLRTLRNGFRGRPAKIIMFSLGLLGALFYGGLAFVLFLGAMISGHDGLALAAAYGGTLMTLAWLLMPLVWFGVDETLDPARFALLPIPKLVLLRGLLVGALIGVPAAATLLATSGLAVGAFIEGGLAAGLTGSVGVLLGLVLCVLMSRAVTSGFARALRARRTRDLAAVVLAVLAASVGPIQYAVNSGAQAVGMERLESIARVLGWTPFGAPYVVGQDAVAGHWGAVAARLALTVAVIALLAWWWSTSLESAMVGSAGEGGSSATAVRAGSPTARFFRRSRAPRTAYGAMLVREMRYWLRDARRRASLITFAVVGVFLPVTFNLGPAAAQGQMPAAMQLLTMVGIGTLASVGLANQFGYDGSAYAAQVVSGVPGRLELRARAVAYSWFVMPVLLGVAALTIVLRGHPAELPAVLGVLLAAYGTGLACCLHLSVWGAYSLPETQNPFAINTGTGVAKSLLAMAALIGGPVLASPVYLLAALGGQVGSVLALPAGLAYGLGAAWLGALTAGDALDRRQPELLLAVTPKR, from the coding sequence GTGGCTCTGACCTTCGCCAAGCTCAAGCTGCGTACGCTGCGCAACGGCTTCCGCGGGCGCCCCGCGAAGATCATCATGTTCTCGCTCGGGCTGCTGGGCGCCCTGTTCTACGGCGGCCTGGCGTTCGTGCTGTTCCTCGGCGCGATGATCTCGGGCCACGACGGCCTGGCGCTGGCCGCCGCGTACGGCGGGACGCTGATGACGCTGGCCTGGCTGCTGATGCCGCTGGTGTGGTTCGGCGTGGACGAGACGCTGGACCCGGCCCGGTTCGCACTGCTGCCGATCCCGAAGCTGGTGCTGCTGCGCGGGCTGCTCGTCGGCGCGCTCATCGGCGTCCCGGCCGCGGCGACGCTGCTGGCCACGTCCGGCCTGGCGGTCGGCGCGTTCATCGAGGGCGGGCTCGCGGCGGGCCTGACCGGCAGCGTCGGCGTGCTGCTGGGACTCGTGCTCTGCGTCCTGATGAGCCGCGCGGTGACCAGCGGGTTCGCCCGCGCGCTGCGCGCCCGGCGCACCCGCGACCTGGCCGCCGTGGTGCTGGCCGTGCTGGCCGCCTCGGTCGGCCCGATCCAGTACGCGGTCAACTCGGGCGCCCAGGCCGTCGGCATGGAGCGGCTGGAATCCATCGCCCGCGTGCTGGGCTGGACGCCGTTCGGGGCGCCGTACGTGGTCGGGCAGGACGCGGTGGCGGGCCACTGGGGCGCGGTCGCGGCCCGGCTGGCGCTGACCGTCGCCGTGATCGCCCTGCTCGCGTGGTGGTGGAGCACCTCGCTGGAGTCGGCCATGGTCGGTTCGGCCGGCGAGGGCGGCAGCAGTGCCACCGCGGTGCGGGCAGGCAGCCCCACGGCCCGGTTCTTCCGCCGCAGCCGCGCACCGCGCACCGCGTACGGCGCGATGCTCGTCCGGGAGATGCGCTACTGGCTGCGCGACGCGCGCCGCCGGGCCAGCCTGATCACGTTCGCCGTGGTCGGGGTGTTCCTGCCGGTGACGTTCAACCTCGGCCCGGCCGCCGCCCAGGGGCAGATGCCCGCGGCCATGCAGCTGCTGACCATGGTCGGCATCGGCACGCTGGCCTCGGTCGGCCTGGCCAACCAGTTCGGCTACGACGGCAGCGCGTACGCGGCGCAGGTGGTTTCGGGGGTGCCGGGGCGGCTGGAGCTGCGCGCGCGGGCGGTGGCGTACTCGTGGTTCGTGATGCCGGTCCTGCTCGGCGTCGCCGCGCTGACGATCGTGCTGCGCGGGCACCCGGCCGAGCTGCCCGCGGTGCTCGGGGTGCTGCTGGCCGCGTACGGCACCGGCCTGGCCTGCTGCCTGCACCTGTCGGTGTGGGGCGCGTACTCGCTGCCGGAGACGCAGAACCCGTTCGCCATCAACACCGGCACCGGCGTGGCCAAGAGCCTGCTCGCGATGGCCGCCCTGATCGGCGGTCCGGTGCTGGCGTCACCGGTGTATCTGCTGGCGGCGCTCGGCGGCCAGGTCGGCTCGGTGCTGGCGCTGCCCGCCGGACTGGCGTACGGCCTCGGCGCGGCCTGGCTCGGGGCGCTCACCGCCGGTGACGCGCTGGACCGCCGGCAGCCGGAACTGCTCCTCGCCGTGACCCCGAAACGGTGA
- a CDS encoding ABC transporter ATP-binding protein, whose protein sequence is MTADAAFALQGLVKKFDTKLAVDGVDLSVPAGSFFGLLGPNGAGKTTTLSMAVGLLRPDAGRALVLGHDVWADPVRAKALVGVMPDGVRLFDRLDGTELLTYHGLLRGLAPDVIDQRVTELLDVLALADAGRTLVIDYSAGMKKKIALACALLHAPRLLVLDEPFEAVDPVSGATIRDILTRYVAGGGTVIFSSHVLEVVERLCSHVAIMAAGRIRTVGTLADVRGERTLEEAFVEIVGGRTATGSELSWL, encoded by the coding sequence GTGACAGCCGATGCCGCCTTCGCCCTTCAGGGGCTCGTGAAGAAGTTCGACACCAAGCTCGCCGTCGACGGGGTGGATCTCTCCGTACCGGCGGGCTCTTTCTTCGGCCTGCTCGGACCGAACGGCGCGGGCAAGACCACGACCCTGTCCATGGCGGTGGGCCTGCTGCGCCCCGACGCCGGGCGCGCGCTGGTGCTGGGCCACGACGTGTGGGCCGACCCGGTGCGGGCCAAGGCGCTGGTCGGTGTCATGCCCGACGGGGTGCGGCTGTTCGACCGGCTCGACGGCACCGAGCTGCTGACCTACCACGGCCTGCTGCGCGGGCTGGCCCCGGACGTGATCGACCAGCGCGTCACCGAGCTGCTGGACGTGCTGGCCCTGGCCGACGCTGGCCGCACGCTGGTCATCGACTACTCGGCCGGTATGAAGAAGAAGATCGCGCTGGCCTGCGCCCTGCTGCACGCGCCCCGGCTGCTGGTGCTCGACGAGCCGTTCGAGGCGGTCGACCCGGTCAGCGGCGCCACCATCCGCGACATCCTGACCCGCTACGTCGCGGGCGGCGGGACGGTCATCTTCTCCAGCCACGTGCTGGAGGTGGTGGAGCGGCTGTGCAGCCACGTCGCGATCATGGCGGCGGGCCGGATCCGGACCGTGGGCACGCTGGCCGACGTGCGCGGCGAGCGCACGCTGGAGGAGGCGTTCGTCGAGATCGTCGGCGGGCGCACGGCGACCGGGTCGGAGCTGTCGTGGCTCTGA
- a CDS encoding cell wall metabolism sensor histidine kinase WalK, translated as MIERILDWLTKPMYWLLGPLIVFANRLLDRLPRPLDPFRSIKLKLGVLLGISGATGLSVFYFSLGGIPWRTAISAAMVGVITLQVLAHGMTKPLREMTAAARSMARGDYSRRVRATSRDEVGTLARAFNLMAADLAASDQQRRELIANVSHELRTPITALQGVLENMVDGVSTADPATLRTALAQTQRLSRLVTELLDLSKVDAGAVTLQRVPVPVAEFLATVVEEAGLNSPKTRFRLDGVVAHTISADPARLHQVFANLLENAARHSPPWGLVTVSARPEGTATVFEVLDQGIGIAPAHRERVFERFTTKVSRPGALPSTPDADRRGTRAGQTARSDGGTGLGLAIARWAVELHHGTIAIVDPPAGVGCRVRITLPHGPR; from the coding sequence ATGATCGAGCGCATCCTCGACTGGCTGACCAAGCCCATGTACTGGCTGCTCGGCCCTCTGATCGTGTTCGCCAACCGGCTGCTGGACCGGCTGCCGCGGCCACTGGACCCGTTCCGTTCGATCAAGCTCAAGCTGGGCGTCCTGCTGGGCATCTCCGGCGCGACCGGCCTGAGCGTCTTCTACTTCTCGCTCGGCGGCATCCCGTGGCGCACCGCGATCTCGGCGGCGATGGTCGGCGTGATCACGCTCCAGGTGCTGGCGCACGGGATGACCAAGCCGCTGCGCGAGATGACCGCCGCGGCCCGGTCGATGGCGCGCGGGGACTACAGCCGCCGGGTGCGCGCGACCAGCCGCGACGAGGTCGGCACCCTGGCCCGCGCGTTCAACCTGATGGCCGCCGACCTCGCCGCCAGCGACCAGCAGCGGCGGGAGCTCATCGCGAACGTGTCCCACGAGCTGCGTACGCCGATCACGGCGCTGCAGGGCGTGCTGGAGAACATGGTCGACGGCGTGAGCACGGCCGACCCCGCGACGCTGCGCACCGCGCTGGCGCAGACGCAGCGCCTCAGCCGCCTGGTCACCGAGCTGCTGGACCTGTCGAAGGTCGACGCGGGCGCGGTGACGCTCCAGCGGGTGCCGGTGCCGGTCGCCGAGTTCCTGGCGACGGTCGTGGAGGAGGCGGGGCTGAACTCGCCGAAGACCCGGTTCCGGCTGGACGGCGTGGTCGCCCACACCATCAGCGCCGACCCGGCCCGGCTGCACCAGGTCTTCGCCAACCTGCTGGAGAACGCGGCCCGGCACAGCCCGCCCTGGGGGCTGGTCACCGTCAGCGCGCGGCCCGAGGGCACCGCGACCGTGTTCGAGGTGCTCGATCAGGGGATCGGCATCGCCCCGGCCCACCGGGAGCGGGTCTTCGAGCGTTTCACCACCAAGGTCTCCCGGCCGGGGGCGCTGCCCTCGACGCCGGACGCCGACCGGCGCGGCACCCGCGCCGGCCAGACCGCCCGCAGCGACGGCGGCACGGGCCTCGGCCTGGCCATCGCCCGCTGGGCGGTCGAGCTGCACCACGGCACCATCGCGATCGTCGATCCCCCGGCGGGGGTCGGCTGCCGCGTCCGCATCACCCTGCCCCACGGGCCGCGGTGA
- a CDS encoding DUF4153 domain-containing protein: protein MSTPHPESAPPPSEAAEPASVETPAADSTAPQTPAAAAEPAEAAESAAETAAPEAAQAEAVAPEAAAAEPAAATVPPQQYPADMARFRPLPPPPPGFMEARWKGPDYAGGPAAWIAALIGGLATAIMLPLSRPGLGWLLVGLVMAGAVVHAARFGPKPDSRGERLVRIGWGVVALALLSVGTFRAAGWLVVFCTLGALACASLAVAGGRSVRAVLFASIAAPIAALRAIPWLARGLASWHRSREKSGTFGRVLLSLLVTVILLVVFGALFASADAAFAKLLGDILPKLDGRTIARGLIYTTVGGLLTAGAIFLVLAPPDLSGMERPSPRRIGRIELALPLGGLVLMFGAFVALQVRNFFGDKAYIEKTTGLTYSQYAVRGFGQLLVVTLLTLIIIGLVSRWASRETSADRTLLRTLLGLLVVLSMVIVGSAVWRMWLYQNTYGWTRERLFFGSVELYLGGVFVLVALAGWKLRATWFPRAAVAGFAALLLGLAVANPEHFIAEQNVERVKKIDFWYLRALGPDAAPALAKLDEPLRSCALSWMDRELKQNPEQWYSWNLSRAQAREQLAGTFPRPTTKTCSAAEEQYRSSRD, encoded by the coding sequence ATGTCCACCCCCCACCCGGAAAGCGCACCACCGCCGTCCGAGGCGGCAGAACCCGCCTCGGTAGAGACCCCGGCGGCGGACAGCACGGCGCCGCAGACCCCGGCGGCCGCTGCCGAGCCGGCCGAGGCGGCCGAATCGGCCGCCGAGACCGCCGCGCCCGAAGCCGCCCAGGCTGAGGCCGTCGCGCCTGAGGCTGCCGCGGCCGAACCCGCCGCCGCGACGGTGCCGCCGCAGCAGTACCCCGCGGACATGGCCCGGTTCCGGCCGCTGCCGCCGCCCCCGCCCGGCTTCATGGAGGCCCGCTGGAAGGGGCCCGACTACGCGGGCGGCCCGGCAGCCTGGATCGCCGCGCTGATCGGCGGCCTGGCCACCGCGATCATGCTGCCGCTGAGCCGGCCCGGCCTGGGCTGGCTGCTGGTCGGCCTGGTGATGGCCGGGGCGGTCGTGCACGCGGCCCGGTTCGGCCCGAAGCCGGACAGCCGCGGCGAGCGCCTGGTCCGGATCGGCTGGGGCGTGGTCGCGCTCGCGCTGCTGTCGGTCGGCACGTTCCGGGCCGCAGGCTGGCTGGTCGTGTTCTGCACCCTGGGTGCGCTGGCCTGCGCCTCGCTCGCGGTGGCGGGCGGCCGGTCGGTGCGCGCGGTGCTGTTCGCGTCGATCGCCGCCCCGATCGCGGCGCTGCGGGCGATCCCGTGGCTGGCCCGCGGGCTGGCCAGCTGGCACCGGAGCCGGGAGAAGAGCGGCACGTTCGGCCGGGTGCTGCTGTCGCTGCTGGTGACCGTGATCCTGCTGGTGGTCTTCGGCGCGCTGTTCGCCTCGGCGGACGCCGCGTTCGCGAAGCTGCTCGGCGACATCCTGCCCAAGCTCGACGGGCGCACCATCGCCCGCGGCCTGATCTACACCACGGTGGGCGGCCTGCTCACGGCCGGTGCGATCTTCCTCGTGCTGGCGCCGCCGGACCTGTCCGGCATGGAGCGCCCGTCGCCCCGCCGGATCGGCCGCATCGAGCTGGCGCTGCCGCTGGGCGGCCTGGTCCTGATGTTCGGCGCGTTCGTGGCGCTTCAGGTGCGCAACTTCTTCGGCGACAAGGCGTACATCGAGAAGACCACCGGCCTGACCTACTCGCAGTACGCCGTGCGCGGGTTCGGCCAGCTGCTCGTGGTCACCCTGCTGACGCTGATCATCATCGGGCTGGTGTCGCGCTGGGCGTCCAGGGAGACCAGCGCGGACCGGACGCTGCTGCGTACGCTGCTCGGCCTGCTGGTCGTGCTGAGCATGGTGATCGTCGGCTCGGCGGTGTGGCGGATGTGGCTGTACCAGAACACGTACGGCTGGACCCGCGAGCGGCTGTTCTTCGGCTCGGTCGAGCTGTACCTCGGCGGGGTGTTCGTGCTGGTGGCGCTCGCGGGCTGGAAGCTGCGGGCGACCTGGTTCCCCCGCGCGGCGGTGGCCGGGTTCGCGGCGCTGCTGCTGGGGCTGGCCGTGGCCAACCCGGAGCACTTCATCGCCGAGCAGAACGTCGAGCGGGTCAAGAAGATCGACTTCTGGTACCTGCGGGCGCTGGGCCCGGACGCCGCCCCGGCCCTGGCCAAGCTGGACGAGCCGCTGCGCAGCTGCGCGCTGAGCTGGATGGACCGCGAGCTGAAGCAGAACCCGGAGCAGTGGTACTCGTGGAACCTCAGCCGGGCCCAGGCCCGCGAGCAGCTGGCTGGAACCTTCCCGCGACCGACCACCAAGACCTGTTCCGCCGCTGAGGAGCAGTACCGGAGTTCGCGGGACTGA
- a CDS encoding response regulator transcription factor — protein MNERRVLVVEDDPTIAGSVIARLRAEGFAVDHAGTGPAAVEAAARLRPDLVVLDLMLPGFDGLEVCRRIHAQRPVPVLMLTARDDENDLLVGLAVGADDYLTKPFSLRVLAARVHALLRRTERTTAPEAPIRLGPLEINRTERRVRRDGVEAHLTPTEYDLLVYLAERHRAVLPRERLLAEIWGWAEGFGTRTVDSHIKALRRKIGADLIRTVHGVGYALEAENT, from the coding sequence ATGAACGAGCGTCGGGTCCTGGTTGTCGAGGACGACCCCACCATCGCCGGGTCCGTCATCGCGCGGCTGCGGGCGGAGGGGTTCGCCGTCGACCACGCGGGCACGGGGCCCGCCGCGGTCGAGGCAGCCGCGCGGCTGCGACCGGACCTGGTCGTGCTCGACCTGATGCTGCCCGGGTTCGACGGGCTGGAGGTGTGCCGCCGCATCCACGCGCAGCGGCCGGTGCCGGTGCTCATGCTGACCGCCCGCGACGACGAGAACGACCTGCTGGTCGGGCTGGCCGTGGGGGCGGACGACTACCTGACCAAGCCGTTCTCGCTGCGGGTGCTGGCGGCGCGGGTGCACGCGCTGCTGCGCCGGACCGAGCGCACCACCGCGCCGGAGGCGCCGATCAGGCTGGGTCCGCTGGAGATCAACCGGACCGAGCGCCGGGTGCGCCGCGACGGCGTCGAGGCCCACCTGACCCCGACCGAGTACGACCTGCTGGTGTACCTGGCCGAGCGGCACCGCGCGGTGCTGCCCCGGGAGCGGCTGCTGGCCGAGATCTGGGGCTGGGCCGAGGGCTTCGGGACCCGTACCGTGGACTCGCACATCAAGGCCCTGCGCCGCAAGATCGGCGCGGACCTGATCCGGACCGTGCACGGTGTCGGCTACGCGCTGGAAGCCGAGAACACATGA